The following proteins come from a genomic window of Sinorhizobium fredii NGR234:
- a CDS encoding type II toxin-antitoxin system RelB/DinJ family antitoxin, with protein MAANAYVRARIEPSVKDSAALVLDSLGLTTSDIIRIVLTRIARDKALPVELTRPNAKTIAAMEEARAIKAGHGKHFDTAGELFESLEGHKVVK; from the coding sequence ATGGCTGCAAACGCATATGTGCGCGCCCGCATTGAACCTTCGGTGAAGGATAGCGCCGCCTTGGTGCTCGATAGTCTCGGACTGACCACCTCGGATATCATCCGGATCGTTTTGACCAGGATCGCCCGAGATAAAGCTCTTCCCGTCGAGTTGACTCGACCGAACGCCAAAACAATCGCTGCGATGGAGGAAGCAAGAGCCATCAAGGCGGGTCACGGCAAGCATTTTGATACTGCTGGTGAGTTGTTTGAGTCACTCGAGGGACACAAGGTTGTCAAGTGA
- a CDS encoding type II toxin-antitoxin system YafQ family toxin has translation MSSDKKRAKSASSKRASLPRQSSHTKQFQKDWERLSRSGRYDMVALKKVLGLIVDNDDPLPAELKDHELTGDWKDHRECHIGGDFLLIYTLDERKNLVVFVAAGTHAELFE, from the coding sequence TTGTCAAGTGATAAGAAACGAGCAAAGTCCGCTTCCAGCAAGCGGGCTTCGCTGCCGCGGCAATCAAGTCATACCAAGCAGTTTCAAAAAGATTGGGAGCGCCTTTCCAGGTCTGGCCGATATGACATGGTCGCACTGAAGAAAGTCCTGGGTTTGATCGTAGACAACGATGACCCTCTGCCGGCTGAGCTGAAAGACCACGAGCTGACGGGTGATTGGAAAGATCATCGAGAATGTCATATCGGCGGTGATTTTCTCCTCATCTACACGTTGGACGAAAGAAAGAACCTGGTTGTGTTCGTGGCCGCTGGGACACACGCCGAACTTTTTGAATGA
- a CDS encoding type II toxin-antitoxin system ParD family antitoxin yields the protein MATVNVSLPDPMKDWVEAQTRTGRYANASDYVRDLIRRDQERNDKIVIMQRFVDDGLKSGAGNRSKDELFSAALARAEPPRNPR from the coding sequence ATGGCCACGGTGAACGTATCTTTGCCCGACCCCATGAAGGATTGGGTGGAAGCACAGACGCGAACAGGCCGCTATGCGAACGCCAGCGACTATGTGCGCGATCTCATCCGCAGGGACCAAGAGCGGAATGACAAGATTGTCATAATGCAGCGCTTTGTCGATGATGGACTGAAAAGCGGTGCTGGAAATCGCTCAAAGGACGAACTTTTCTCTGCGGCGCTAGCGCGGGCTGAACCCCCGCGCAACCCCCGATAA
- a CDS encoding ATP-dependent Clp protease proteolytic subunit — translation MRIDDTFKALMRLDDGVLMRGAFYALLSAATVFLLVDVRDLTAMNAELPAFDPFHENRPLLPPALTEGGPTTPRVQPASPEEVLRRPMTFELASGGVLLAEGTIDPGASARFAEEIAARGEYVKTVALNSPGGSVDDALAISSLIRERKLGTKVASRALCASSCPIIFAGGVSRVAEKDAIVGVHQVFNGGSGRQTADQAMSAAQSTTARVTRHLDTMGVGAGLWINALETPPDRLHYLTSAEMAKFKLTTEPPATARKKAESE, via the coding sequence ATGAGGATCGATGACACTTTCAAGGCGCTGATGCGGCTCGACGACGGCGTGCTGATGCGCGGCGCCTTCTACGCACTGCTATCGGCTGCGACGGTCTTCCTGCTGGTCGACGTGCGCGACTTGACGGCGATGAATGCCGAGTTGCCAGCGTTCGATCCATTCCATGAGAACCGGCCCCTCCTGCCGCCGGCGCTGACCGAAGGCGGGCCGACCACTCCGCGCGTCCAGCCCGCAAGCCCGGAGGAAGTGCTGCGGCGGCCGATGACATTCGAACTCGCATCCGGCGGCGTCTTGCTCGCCGAAGGCACGATCGATCCCGGCGCAAGCGCACGCTTCGCAGAGGAGATTGCCGCGCGTGGCGAATATGTGAAGACGGTGGCGCTCAATTCTCCCGGCGGCTCGGTGGACGACGCCTTGGCGATTTCGAGCCTGATCCGCGAAAGGAAGCTTGGGACCAAGGTGGCCTCGCGAGCGCTCTGCGCGTCCTCCTGCCCGATCATCTTTGCGGGCGGCGTGAGCCGTGTCGCCGAAAAGGATGCGATCGTCGGCGTGCACCAGGTCTTCAATGGCGGCAGCGGCCGGCAAACGGCGGATCAAGCGATGTCGGCAGCACAATCCACCACGGCCCGAGTGACCCGCCATCTCGACACGATGGGGGTAGGCGCCGGGCTCTGGATCAACGCACTCGAAACGCCGCCGGACCGGCTCCACTATCTGACATCGGCGGAAATGGCCAAGTTCAAGCTGACAACGGAGCCGCCCGCGACCGCCAGGAAGAAGGCGGAGTCTGAATAG
- a CDS encoding S8 family peptidase — protein MGPLFRNAGLATYHAATLFVRMRPQPRQASFEATFAAARTPLSSGLQALCYYERAGLVKRVTPLSREAPHYASRMLVRPTRGAGAKPEVLGVPGSDVEGWSAPALNMNAAMDERTPGGATSLVELANDVDLRQLQLALAGDPTVASVSRVPLRYLVARSPRKSAGSSSRKPSPAGPGRIAAVPPPAHTMWNLRKIKWDEARRLTGFDDASRVKVAVLDTGIDAEHPDLKDQIGGFIYEHPDLPAASSAQDLVGHGTHVAGTVAATINNDLGINGISRGRIHAWKIFDDRPDLLTYPDGTAEFAYFVDPVMYLRALLDCADAGIDIINLSIGGAGAPDPTESAAFEELLANGTTIVAAMGNERREGSPVSYPAAIPGVIAVGATNLQDRITTFSNRGNHITIAAPGEAIWSTLPTYPGQTSWRAERGPDGRWRQGKPDIRETDYDAWPGTSMASPHVAAAAALYIANGGSRDPAVIRSALASSADKVPAMGGQDFTPDFGYGRLNLKQLIGGLRTGNSDDD, from the coding sequence ATGGGACCGTTGTTCAGGAACGCCGGGCTTGCTACCTACCATGCAGCAACGTTGTTTGTCCGCATGCGGCCCCAGCCGCGCCAGGCAAGCTTTGAAGCCACCTTTGCGGCCGCGCGCACGCCGTTGAGCAGCGGCCTTCAGGCCTTGTGCTATTACGAGCGAGCCGGCCTGGTGAAGCGCGTTACACCTCTGTCCCGGGAAGCGCCCCACTATGCCAGCCGGATGCTGGTACGGCCGACCCGTGGTGCCGGCGCAAAACCCGAGGTGCTTGGGGTTCCTGGCAGTGACGTAGAAGGATGGTCGGCGCCTGCTCTGAACATGAACGCCGCCATGGACGAACGAACACCGGGCGGAGCCACCAGCCTGGTCGAGTTGGCCAATGACGTCGATCTGCGGCAGCTTCAGCTGGCTCTCGCCGGCGATCCGACAGTTGCATCCGTGTCCCGGGTGCCGCTGCGTTACCTCGTGGCAAGGTCTCCGCGAAAATCGGCCGGGTCCTCGTCCAGGAAACCGTCACCCGCCGGTCCTGGCCGAATTGCCGCCGTGCCGCCACCTGCCCATACAATGTGGAACCTCCGCAAGATCAAATGGGATGAAGCGCGCCGTTTAACCGGCTTCGATGACGCCAGCAGGGTCAAGGTCGCGGTGCTCGATACGGGTATTGACGCCGAGCATCCCGACCTCAAGGACCAGATTGGCGGATTTATCTATGAGCACCCTGACCTTCCTGCCGCAAGCTCCGCTCAGGATCTTGTCGGTCATGGCACCCATGTGGCAGGCACCGTTGCGGCGACGATCAACAACGATCTCGGCATCAACGGCATATCGAGGGGCAGGATTCACGCCTGGAAGATTTTCGACGACCGCCCCGACCTTTTGACTTATCCGGATGGAACTGCGGAATTTGCCTATTTCGTCGACCCCGTGATGTATCTGCGCGCACTGCTCGATTGCGCGGACGCGGGTATCGACATTATCAATCTGTCGATCGGCGGCGCAGGCGCGCCCGACCCGACGGAGAGTGCAGCATTCGAGGAATTGCTTGCGAACGGAACGACCATCGTTGCGGCGATGGGAAACGAGCGGCGCGAAGGCAGCCCAGTATCCTATCCCGCAGCGATACCCGGCGTCATCGCTGTCGGTGCGACAAACCTGCAGGACCGGATCACGACCTTTTCCAACCGAGGCAACCACATCACGATCGCGGCTCCCGGCGAGGCTATCTGGTCGACGCTGCCGACCTATCCGGGTCAAACGAGCTGGAGGGCGGAAAGAGGTCCAGACGGGCGCTGGCGGCAGGGAAAGCCAGACATACGCGAGACGGATTATGACGCATGGCCCGGAACATCGATGGCGTCTCCCCATGTCGCTGCGGCTGCTGCACTCTATATTGCAAATGGCGGCTCCAGAGATCCCGCGGTGATCCGCAGCGCCCTGGCTTCGAGTGCCGACAAGGTGCCGGCCATGGGTGGCCAAGACTTTACGCCCGACTTCGGCTATGGTCGTTTGAACTTGAAGCAGCTGATTGGCGGCCTACGCACCGGGAACTCGGACGATGACTGA
- a CDS encoding helix-turn-helix domain-containing protein: MKRLGIIMRPESEILFEIGHLLKKARLASAMTQEQVSDLAGISRPRYRDIETGIAAARATTLMNIARALGLEMMLIPQSMVPAVEALLRPHDDDDLPAFISRPDDDDHG, encoded by the coding sequence ATGAAGCGCTTAGGTATCATTATGAGGCCGGAGTCGGAGATTTTATTTGAAATAGGGCACCTGTTGAAGAAGGCACGACTGGCCTCGGCGATGACGCAGGAACAGGTCTCCGACTTGGCAGGCATATCGCGCCCCCGTTATCGCGACATCGAGACGGGGATTGCTGCTGCGCGCGCAACAACACTGATGAATATCGCCCGCGCGCTGGGCCTCGAGATGATGCTGATCCCACAATCAATGGTTCCAGCAGTCGAGGCTTTGCTGCGCCCGCATGACGACGACGATCTCCCCGCGTTTATCTCCCGTCCCGACGATGACGATCATGGCTAA
- a CDS encoding type II toxin-antitoxin system HipA family toxin, whose amino-acid sequence MAKIFQAPKAIPSLEVLLNDLKVGTLVRTPGDFNAFNFADAYRATGGFPVLSLSFRAAAGGLRKNPKPLASALPAFFANLLPEDKLREAMEKHHAGNVRAGNDFDLLAALGADLPGAVRVVPSDGKTAISEDASKDKPKARFSLAGVQMKLSVMKNTGKGGGLTLPMGDEHGQYIAKFPSTAFPGVSENEYANLALAAAIGMEVPERELVEKSDFDGIPEEFNTLSEGKVLLVKRFDRGAGGERIHIEDFAQVFGIYPSRKYEAAAYHDIASALVAAVSPAAALEFVRRLALTVITGNGDMHLKNWSLIYHGNGDKPELAPIYDVLSTVPYIPADAMALSLGGERSFKALTAQRWKVFANRARLPEPAVLKAVTDIVESVNEHWWSLPERAVVPEKVLERIDEHLRVMTPILSTCADK is encoded by the coding sequence ATGGCTAAAATATTTCAGGCTCCCAAGGCCATCCCTTCGCTCGAGGTACTGCTGAACGATCTGAAGGTCGGCACGCTCGTCAGAACGCCCGGCGATTTCAATGCGTTCAACTTCGCCGACGCCTATCGCGCGACGGGTGGTTTCCCCGTGCTCAGCCTCTCGTTCCGGGCGGCGGCGGGAGGGTTGCGCAAGAATCCTAAGCCTCTTGCCAGCGCCCTGCCAGCCTTCTTCGCCAACCTTCTTCCCGAAGACAAACTGCGCGAGGCGATGGAAAAGCACCACGCAGGCAATGTACGCGCAGGCAACGATTTTGATCTGCTGGCCGCGCTCGGCGCGGACCTGCCGGGCGCTGTCCGCGTCGTGCCGAGCGATGGCAAGACGGCGATTAGCGAGGATGCCTCAAAGGACAAGCCGAAAGCGCGGTTTTCGCTAGCAGGCGTGCAGATGAAGCTCTCAGTCATGAAGAACACCGGCAAGGGTGGTGGTTTGACTTTGCCGATGGGAGACGAACATGGTCAGTACATCGCCAAGTTCCCTTCGACAGCGTTTCCTGGTGTTTCCGAAAACGAGTACGCCAACCTTGCACTGGCGGCAGCGATCGGCATGGAAGTGCCCGAACGAGAGCTTGTCGAGAAATCCGATTTCGACGGGATTCCCGAGGAATTCAACACGCTGTCGGAAGGCAAGGTCCTCCTGGTCAAACGCTTCGATCGTGGCGCCGGCGGCGAACGCATCCATATCGAGGATTTCGCCCAAGTCTTCGGCATCTATCCCTCGCGCAAATATGAGGCCGCCGCATACCACGATATAGCCTCCGCTCTGGTCGCTGCCGTCTCGCCCGCGGCCGCCCTCGAATTCGTGCGCCGACTGGCCCTGACGGTAATCACCGGCAATGGCGACATGCACCTCAAGAACTGGTCATTGATCTACCATGGCAATGGCGACAAGCCGGAGCTCGCGCCGATCTACGATGTCTTGTCGACCGTGCCCTATATTCCCGCTGACGCAATGGCGCTGTCGCTCGGAGGTGAGCGCTCCTTCAAGGCGCTCACCGCGCAGCGATGGAAGGTCTTTGCCAATCGTGCGAGGCTGCCGGAGCCTGCTGTACTCAAGGCGGTTACCGATATCGTTGAAAGCGTTAACGAGCATTGGTGGAGCCTTCCAGAACGGGCTGTCGTTCCGGAAAAGGTGCTTGAGCGGATCGACGAGCATTTGAGGGTGATGACGCCGATACTCAGCACTTGCGCCGACAAGTGA